Part of the Deinococcus grandis genome, ATCGGGACGATCAGGTGGTCGGCGGCGGCCACGGCGGCGTTCAGCAGGGGCGTGATGCCAGGCTTGGTGTCGATCAGGATGAAGTCGTACTGCGGGGCGATATGGTCGACGGCCTCGCGCAGGTTGCCCATCTTGGTGAGGTCCGCGCCGATGCGCTGGTCGACCTCGTACAGGGCGTCGTTGGACACCCAGACGTCCACGCCGAGCACCGGTACCGGGGGGCCCAGGCGCGGTTCGGTGTCCTCGTCGAAGACGCTCAGGATGGTGTGCTCGCGGCGGTAGCCGGGCAGGTCGGCGCGGGCGACGCCCTCGACCGGGTCGTGCAGGCCGAGGTTCTTGGTCAGGGAGCCCTGGGGGTCGGTGTCGATGATCGCCACGCGGTAGCCCTGGTCGGCGAGGGTCAGGGCGAGTTCGCGGGTGATGGAGGTCTTGCCTTCACCTCCGGAAATGTTGCTGGTCACGATGCGGTGGGCCATGCGGGGCTCCTTGTCACTGGGGTCGGCGCGCGTGGCGCACAGGCGGCGGAGGGTCAGGTAGTCGCTCATGGGGATGATCGCGGCGACGGGATCGTTGTACTTCTCGACGATGACCCGGCCGCCCCGTTCGACCTGCCCGAGCACCTCGGCGAGGCTGCTGCGCAGGTCCCGTGTCTTGACGCTGGTGTCGCGCCCCGGTTGAGCCATAGGGGAACTATAAAAAGATGTACACCTTTTTTCAAGCTGAAATTCAGGTGAAACGGCTTCCGTTTGCTCCGCAACCCCACCGGAGCACCCGCTCGACGTCCGGAACCCGTGTTGCTCCCACGCGCCTCGCTCGGATGGAACGGGCTGCGCAGCCCGTGCAGTCGACGTCCGTCGGCGAGCAGGCCCAGGCCGGGCGAGTGGACCACCGGGTGGTCCAGCCCCAGACGGGTGGCCGCCACCCTGGAACATCCGCCTGGGACTGGCCGGGCATCCGCCGGGGCGAGCGACCCACCAGTGCAGCCTCGCCGCGGAGCGAACCGTCTGCGCACGCGCACATTCCATTCGTGCATGAGGGGCCGCCTCAGCACTGCTAAAGAGCGGGGCGTCTTGACGGGGAATCCTGTCATGGGTCACGATACGGGTAACTATCTAAGGATTCTTCGATAGTCGAGGAGTGACCCTGATGCCCCCCCGCCTGACCCCACTGCGCCTGAACCTCCTGCGCCTCGCCGCGCAGCTCACCCGTGCCGGGGGGCCGCCCAGCGCCGCCGAACTCGCCCGCGCCGCCGGACTCACCGAGGCGACCATGTCCTTTCACCTGCGGGCACTGGCCGAACTCGGGATGGTCGAACGCCGCGGCGCGCGGGGCCGCCTGCACCTGAGCGATCAGGCCCGCGCGGCCATTCAGGACGGCATTCCCATCTACGGTCAGGTGGCGGCCGGCGCGCCGATCCTGGCCGAGCAGGCGCCGGATCACGTCACGCCCAGCCTCGACCAGCTGCTCGGCGTGCGCGAGGGTGACTTCCTGCTGCAGGTGCGCGGCGACTCCATGACCGGCATCGGCGTGATGGACGGCGATTACGTGCTCGTGCGGCCCGCGCCGCAGGTACTCGACGGCGAGGTGGCGGTCGTGCTGATCCCCGGCGAGAACGCCGCGACCCTCAAGCGGGTGTACGTGTTCGGGGACGAGGTCGTGCTCGTCAGCGAGAACCCGGACCATCCCCGCCGGACGTACCCGGCGGCGGACGTGCGGGTGCAGGGGCGGATGGTGGCCCGGCTGGGGCTCGCCGGGCCGCGCCCCCTGACCCGGAGGGCCTGAGCGTGGCCGGGGCGCGGACGGTCGCCTGCGTCCTGCTGAGCCCCTGGCCGCTGGCGCACGTGCAGCGGCAGCACCCCGGCGTGCCGGTCGCGGTACTGGGCGAGGACCGGCGGGTCCGGCAGGCCTGCGCGGACGCCCGGGCAGCCGGTGTGCGGCCCGGGATGCGGGAGGCGGCCGCCCTGTCCCGCTGCCCGGAGCTGCACGCCGCGGTCGTGCCCGCCCCCGAGGCGCAGGCGGTCTGGGCTGAACTGCTCGAGCAGCTGTACGCCCGCTTCAGTGACCGCGTGGAGGGCCGTGAGGCGGGCCGCGCGTTCCTGACCCTCGGCGCGGCGGGCGCCCGTGACCTCGCCGCGGCGCTCCACGCCCCGGCAGGACTGGCCGCCAGCCGGGAAGTGGCGCTGCTGGCCGCGCTGCGCGCCCCGCCCGGCGAGCTGCGGACCGTGCCCGCAGGGGACGCGGCCGAGCAGGCGGTCCTGCGGACGACGCCACTGGCCCAGCTGGACGCCCTGGGCGTGCCGCCCGCCGCGCTGGAGCGGCTGCACTTCCTGGGCGTGCGGCACCTCGGGGACCTGATGGCCTGGAGTGCCGCGCAGCGCGAGGCGTTCCTGGGTGTGGACGTCGGGCGGCGCCTGAACCGCTTCCTGGCAGGGGAGAGGTCGGCCCTGGTGGACCGGTACCGGCCGGGGCAGGTCCTGGCGGCTGATCTGACCTTCGGCGCGCCCCTGATGGACGCCACGCAGGTGGACGCGGCCCTGCGGGACCTCACGGGCGACCTGATGACCGCGTTGCGGGGACGGGTGGCCGCCACCCTGACCGTGCAGGCCGACACGCTGGGCGGTCGCCTGGAAGCCACCCGGCAGCTGAAATGGCCGCTGGACGCGGCGGGAATGGCGCGCGTGGCAGGCCTGGCCCTGCACGGCACGGGCGCGCTCGCGCTGGGCCTCGACCGGCTGGGCGTGCAGCTGGGCGGCCTCGCGCACCCGGCGCGGATGGTGGGCCTGTGGGCGGGCGCCGCGGAACTGGAGGTCACGAAGGCGCTCCTGGCGCGCTTCCCGGACGGGCTGGTGCGGGTCGAGTGGCTGGACCCCTGGGCGTACGCCACGGACGCGCAGTACGCCTGGGTGGACTGGCTGACCGGAGAGGTGCGGGCCCGCGACCTGACACCCCGCCCGAACTGGAGGCCCCGGCCCGCCGCGCGGCGTGAGCAGGCGGTGCAGCGGGTCCTGGCCTTCTTCGAGGGCGCGTGAAGGCGTACGGGCAGGCCCTTCAGGTCGAGACCTGCGGGGACCGCCCGGCCCGCCTGATCTGGCGGGGGCGGACGTACCCGGTGGGGGCCGTCCTGGACGAGTGGCGGTTCGGGGGCCGCTGGTGGCTGGGCGA contains:
- the lexA gene encoding transcriptional repressor LexA translates to MPPRLTPLRLNLLRLAAQLTRAGGPPSAAELARAAGLTEATMSFHLRALAELGMVERRGARGRLHLSDQARAAIQDGIPIYGQVAAGAPILAEQAPDHVTPSLDQLLGVREGDFLLQVRGDSMTGIGVMDGDYVLVRPAPQVLDGEVAVVLIPGENAATLKRVYVFGDEVVLVSENPDHPRRTYPAADVRVQGRMVARLGLAGPRPLTRRA
- a CDS encoding type II toxin-antitoxin system prevent-host-death family antitoxin — translated: MAQPGRDTSVKTRDLRSSLAEVLGQVERGGRVIVEKYNDPVAAIIPMSDYLTLRRLCATRADPSDKEPRMAHRIVTSNISGGEGKTSITRELALTLADQGYRVAIIDTDPQGSLTKNLGLHDPVEGVARADLPGYRREHTILSVFDEDTEPRLGPPVPVLGVDVWVSNDALYEVDQRIGADLTKMGNLREAVDHIAPQYDFILIDTKPGITPLLNAAVAAADHLIVPISGDKGFENLDKIVKLVKGARPYAPGLGVRMFIPNRVRSSTNVYKDLLEMMKQYQSVAPVSSQIRDSVLMMDAQRARRPLVRHKPGSDIAQDIRNVTRDLLNELGVQPQATGVTP
- a CDS encoding DUF6504 family protein, giving the protein MKAYGQALQVETCGDRPARLIWRGRTYPVGAVLDEWRFGGRWWLGERSRSCFLVQAGALTAELQREDGPEGRWWLARLVD
- a CDS encoding Y-family DNA polymerase, translated to MAGARTVACVLLSPWPLAHVQRQHPGVPVAVLGEDRRVRQACADARAAGVRPGMREAAALSRCPELHAAVVPAPEAQAVWAELLEQLYARFSDRVEGREAGRAFLTLGAAGARDLAAALHAPAGLAASREVALLAALRAPPGELRTVPAGDAAEQAVLRTTPLAQLDALGVPPAALERLHFLGVRHLGDLMAWSAAQREAFLGVDVGRRLNRFLAGERSALVDRYRPGQVLAADLTFGAPLMDATQVDAALRDLTGDLMTALRGRVAATLTVQADTLGGRLEATRQLKWPLDAAGMARVAGLALHGTGALALGLDRLGVQLGGLAHPARMVGLWAGAAELEVTKALLARFPDGLVRVEWLDPWAYATDAQYAWVDWLTGEVRARDLTPRPNWRPRPAARREQAVQRVLAFFEGA